Genomic window (Zingiber officinale cultivar Zhangliang chromosome 2B, Zo_v1.1, whole genome shotgun sequence):
CGCACGCAGCCGTCGGAGGGATTTCCGATCACGTCCCAGTTCTGCGGATTCCGGGGCCGAAACCCCGGCAGGCACTGACACAGCGGCCACGCGTTGGGGTAGCAGACCGCGTTGGGGCCGCAGGCGTAGAAGCTGTCGCAGCGGTCCATGGGAACGTACGCCCGCACATTCCATGTCTGCGTCTCCTCGATCCACGACTCGCTTCGCAGCAGCCCATCAGGCATCAGCACCGACCTCAAGATCACGGACGGATTTCCGACGGTGAACCACGCGGCGACTTCCTGTTCGTCCACCACAAACTCCTGGCGCAGCAGGCTGTCCAATTCGATCGTCGGGACGCCGCTGAAGTAGAGGCCGTTCCATGGCCCCGACCGCCACCGCGGCTGCGTCCCCTGCCACACGAACTCCTGCGCGTTGCCCTGTTTCTCGATGCCTAAGGTGTAGATCCCCGGCGCCGGATCGGTGGCGCTTGTCCAGGCCGTGAGCTGGCGGTTGAACCCGCTCGTGAGGTTCCACCCCAGCTTCATGCCCGGGAGGTGGATGTTGGTCGGGAAGTCGTGGCTCTGCCACGCCGGGTAAGTGTTCTGGTCGCCGCCGGCCTCTCTGACCACCAAGTTTGCGTCGTCCAGAAGCTGCGCAACCGGGTTAGCAACGGAGACCTCAGTGGAGGAGCTCCAGTAGACGGTGGTGCCGTTGCCGTTGCCGTCGGCGATGAGAAGCGTTCCGTTTGCTGTGAGAGAAAGGATGCCGGATTTGCTGGCGATGGGACGCCGGCGGTTGGCGATCCACACGACGGAGTCGACGGAGACGTTACAGAACCATATGCCGACGTAGCGATTGCTCGATCCGACAGGGCTGAAGAAGCCCAGCTGGAACTTGCCGCCAACGGAGATCAAGCTAGCTTCGCTGTCGTCGGTGAGAGGCCGGCCTGGAGTTAATGTGTCGTCTGCAgtggagaaagagaagagaatggCACTGAAAAGAAGGAAGATGATTCGCACCATCGCGAATGATGGGCGATCAATGAGGATGGAGAATTGTGGCACGGAATGCCAACTCAAACAATAAATGAATGAGTCAATCAAATTCAATAATAAGCCAAATTGACTTTTGCGTAGAGTATTCTTCTATACGTTTGACTATGAAAAATGGAACCGTTCAAGTAGTTAATGGCCTTCAATCATTCATAGgactataaataaattaaatattcatgaataaatttATATTTGACTCAATAAAACTTTATGatcatttaatatatataaacttaactaaataaataaacattcaATCTATTAATAACATACTCATAAACAACACTTCTTAACCTGTTAATAAAATTCTCATCAAacttataaagaaataaagaaattttcaaaacaaataaataacatTGACATATCAAACCCATTAATCaactaaataagtttttttttaaatataaaaatattaaataatcaaaattacACAAAACAAGTtcaaatcaaattgaattaaactccagccggaagagaaaaaaaaactaatttaaacttaaatggcCATTTCAATAACTTATTCATTTTAAACTTGCATTGTCTTAGCTGAGTTATCTTATTaagcttaaaaaatatataatttaattgggCTTGACATATTTACAGCTCTAATCACTGATAGACCAGGTGGTGTTGCTAGGAATTATCATAGATCTAAAATTCAAATATCGATATAACTGAGATAAATATCTTCCTATTAATAGCCATGTGCTAAAAGAATCGTCATTtaaatttcaataaattttattGGATAGAATTTGGCCAACTAGAAATGAATTATAATATATCCTTTAAGGAGTGTTTGATTGATggatttgggaatgagggaatggaatgatagtaaaagatgatgtttggattgtgggtttaggaatgataatttgaaaatgatttctagatttataAAAATCAACCAAACCAATATAACTAGGTGGATTTCATTTTCATTCTCATTTTCATTACaccttactatcaaactcatacacATAATCATTCTGATCATTTAACCAAAGGGTAATGCTAAATGGCCAGAATCTAGCCAACTAGAATTCATTCATGCATGTATGTACAAGgacattttagtaatatcatatatatatatatatatatatattaattacatgcatgtacatACATACATTGTGATTAGAAGATAGAAAATTCTAACTGATCAGATTCTAGCCAATAAAATTTACTCTTAACTAAATTTCACCTttcagaatctggccagctagaattaATACATGCAAGTGTACACATGGGTATTTTAGTGATATCATATGTGTACATTAATTTCATGCATATACATGCATACATTTTAATTGGAGGATAAAaaattctagctggccagattctggccaacaAGAATTACCGAAATTTTATATAAGATATCAATAGAGAGATTCGTTACGCATTATTTATGATGCCTTGACTTTGGGTGCATCTTTAAGGATGCAGATAGAATAAAAAAAcgtattaaatgaaaaaaaaaacgagTATTTTAATACAAATAGTCTAAGTAGCAGAAGTCATTACAGAATATCACAATAAAGAAATCTTACTAAGCTTTCTTTTCCAATATGGCTTAGAATTACGAGAGCAAAATGACGCGAGACTGGAACAGTCAGTTTAATCTTTTTTATTATGGGTATTGCTaaatggccagaatctggccagctagaatatATGTATGCATACATATGCATGAGTATTTTAGTAATTTCATATGGCCacattaattatatgcatgtccATACATGCATTTTAATTGGGAGATAGAGATTTCTAACTGGCCAGATTCTAGCCAGCAAGATttactcttttattattttagacTTGGTGGGTTAAATATTTTAGAGTAATGTTTGGAGAAGTTTAGATTAATAAGAATTTACAGTCCCATCATGTTTTTAATATCAAGTTTGATTATCTATCCCCTAATATTTTACTGAATcaatagaatttaaaaaattactttcaatATTCGTATATGAATCAATAGAATCAATAATTTTTCACTATattaattggtatcaaagtcaaGTTGATCTTGTGACAGCATATCAGCTGCATTAACTACTCTTTTGTTCATGATATGGAACAGCAATTTCACGAGATGGATAATAATCGATTTGACAGATTTATGGAAAGGATGTTGATAATATTGACGACCTTGAATAAAAGAAATCTGGTTCAAAACAATAACTGTCACCAAGACACCTCGAATGTTAAGGACGATTATGACAAGGAGGTTCCCGGTAGTCATTGCAGAGCAGATGTGGAAGAGGATCTTAGGCATTGGGAGATAGGTATGAAAATTAAAATTCCCAAGTTTCATTGTAACCTACAACCTGAGAAGTTCCTGGATTGGCTAACTTCGATAAAGGAAATCCTAAATTTTAAAGAGGTGCTCAAAGACAATCGTGTGCCCTTGATTGTAACCAAATTGCATGAGAAAGCGATTGCATGGTGGCaactgttagattatataatttagattatataatctattagaattatttgttatAGCCTTGAGAGCAATTTGATattttaccttttcagtttaggatttagatatagtcttttaccttttcagtttatggtttagattttttcttgtaattaactatataaggccttgtactctttatttcTCAATTTAATTTAGATTCAATAATATGGCTAGTTTTCCCCTTCTCTTATTTTTTACATGATATCAGAGCGATTTTCCTTCTTtgacctaatttttttttctgcCGCCCCCTGTTATTGCTTCATGTTGCCGCTGTCGTCTCCTATTGCTGCTATTGATTTCTGCGCCGACATCTATTTTCTGTCCTGCTGCTGTTGATTTCGGCGCCGGCATCTATTTTCTATCGATTACGCCGACGTCCTATGTTGCCGATTTCTACATTTGACATCCTTTTCTGTCTCAGATTCTTTGTATGACCACGGGTCGTCCTGATATCAGTTTTTGCAGATCATATAAATGTATatccttacagtttggttattctgagaattatttgcTCTGTCATCATGCCTGGTTGTGCAGATACTTCATGGAAATCTGATTCATATTTGtttgagcagtttcaacagttccttaCTTCACAGCACTCTGCCAAatcagcttcctctcatataagTTTGTCGTCGTCtggtatttcaggtatatcttcatccttatggattttggattatggtgcctcccatcatatgtcatcgaatttatcatcttttatttctttttctcccacttcatctatatctattgtgactgctgatggtactcctatgtcattagtatGTGTTGGTTCAATTATTACATCttctttatctcttactaatgtttattatattccgagtcttactttaaatcttatttctgttagtcaattatgtgagtctggatacctagtctctttttcttcatccaattattATGTACAGGATCCGCAATCTCAGAGGCTAATTGGGACAAGCCATAGGCAAGGAGGACTCTATATTTTTTATCAACTCAAATTACCAAACGTTGTAGCTTCGAGTGTTGATTTATCGTCTTTTCAtctaaatcattcatcttctgatttttatttgtggcactctcgcttaggtcatgtttcagcgcCTCGTTTGCAGTTTTTAGCCTCTACAGGAGCATTATGACCTTTAAAAaattctgatatttctgattgtagtggttgtaaactagCCAAATTTTCTgtcttaccattttctaaaagtctttctttttcttctgctccatttgatcttatccattctgatgtgtgaggaccctctcctattcctacaaaaggggagtcaaggtattatgtttcatttattgattATTGCACTCGTTATtcttgggtctatcttatgaaacacaggtcTGATTATCTTACAATTTTCAACAACTTTAGAGCTCTTATGAAAACTCAaaattctagtgtcataaagtgttttcgttgt
Coding sequences:
- the LOC122047098 gene encoding G-type lectin S-receptor-like serine/threonine-protein kinase At4g27290 isoform X2, with protein sequence MVRIIFLLFSAILFSFSTADDTLTPGRPLTDDSEASLISVGGKFQLGFFSPVGSSNRYVGIWFCNVSVDSVVWIANRRRPIASKSGILSLTANGTLLIADGNGNGTTVYWSSSTEVSVANPVAQLLDDANLVVREAGGDQNTYPAWQSHDFPTNIHLPGMKLGWNLTSGFNRQLTAWTSATDPAPGIYTLGIEKQGNAQEFVWQGTQPRWRSGPWNGLYFSGVPTIELDSLLRQEFVVDEQEVAAWFTVGNPSVILRSVLMPDGLLRSESWIEETQTWNVRAYVPMDRCDSFYACGPNAVCYPNAWPLCQCLPGFRPRNPQNWDVIGNPSDGCVRTTALDCQNGTDRFFQQSSVKLPDTTASAVNRSMSLEDCRSWCLRNCSCTAYASANLSTGSESGCMIWTSGLADIKFLYGSSSPQPLYVRLAAADLVTATEPMESGQRRMLTIIISVSCVAVLFFVCVACCVWAAKKKKKNRADEEVEEENLNLPLFDLGTIAEATGNFCMDNKLGEGGFGPVYKGKLKEGQEIAVKRLSKTSMQGTDEFKNEVMVIAKLQHRNLVRLLGCCVQGGERMLIYEYMLNGSLDTFLFDRDKCRLLDWRMRYNIILGIARGLLYLHHDSRYRIIHRDLKTSNILLDKDMNPKISDFGMAKLFGGDETTGNTKRVVGT